Proteins co-encoded in one Plasmodium reichenowi strain SY57 chromosome 10, whole genome shotgun sequence genomic window:
- a CDS encoding hypothetical protein (conserved Plasmodium protein, unknown function) has protein sequence MQIPTKFLVFFNLVILFVFLNFERVELKLNNIIYDKNNFSNNNYNYYVNNNNDENSQGKDSADNIDIIKNDDVVDNKENEEMNSLDVFNKDDENSHHEDNAQHGENLHNEEKDDNDDDDDDDDNNNIEEDLDNEDKMYFEGNPKNQEDSLDEDNSQDIVKSEQDSYDDDSKHFSDNTNVYETNSNIFVENKQDDDNEEKDDEYYLKVQEGDHITVNKKEEASGFDVDQGVSTLSFDTNIKKDVEDKMNKEIASVNEEEENRQVEENKNMKEEDKGDLLSTSDGNNDNNDDNNDNSDDNNDDNNDDNNDDNNDDDEDEDEDEDEDEDDDDDEDDDEEYHVNKDNREKKNKNSDNISLLGKRKISQDSIRDELSRNNENDSIYNIEQDGKERKEDDYREQQQNGHMISNINNTWNSIFNLFRKNNSRFINNVDYFRKEIQNEFSFRNGLYFSPTTVGEYNKLVDTKRYAYIKLPENTLIFVITANKFFFQDLIYSNNKYLSVKRKFTFAMNYLIRNLKKKFFFRNYQYQYLFKDDSFAYDSTRRLLDMDLLGELSRVTQTIHLGDFEKRKVSMHKLYGGWFHFLGIMVINGYNCNIYEKNTNVEKVQVIPKHMIHEFKELVNKKHDDYHSGYVVGLWRDFPRNTFLPWRFSVELFLWDLLNVLPHELPHPAKLIMTYNKNMNALLYSNGKQEDTDMKVAQASDVMLSNNSMKNNNMIYNNNMINNNNMINNNNMINNNNMRNNNNSSDFLYVQTKKLKDNNYYNMLLNVWPEQVKNIVRKHPGFDVALVLEEDYLNNINNEDDYYVDNEQNNNIFNYDDKNNNGHGYIFLILLNKNFFVDEFMKSSNYEEAKKNYFCDKMKEIMEDLEKLLDDLKHKYCPVDDNNNDNNHDNNHDNDNDNHDDNHDDNHDDNHDDNHDDNHDDNFPTERPVATFYNYLTDKSNYKKINPHILGEIAGITKHLRCEDYPNISDRCVNNISIHHKYGGWFEFGGAIHLKNMNYVEPTYEQHDDIMKETFEEVILAQANCKCKSIGLWRDIPEKDMSEYRYPLNVFVLENPKYNVLNLQDIHPYLVVDILSKGLNAMKAYASGKMYNIVTSKEILNNNDKENNMSNEKNTTNDYLNNYYSDSTDVPDDEEEIEDEKEGEEEKEDEKEEEKEEEEETTLQSKDVDDNGPNDPFYDGTFNVLNKENKDVDDNGPNDPFYDGTFNVLNKENKDVDDNGPNDPFYDGTFNVLNKENLQTTSQSKDVDDNGPNDPFYDGTFNVLNKENLQTTSQSKDVDDNGPNDPFYDGTFNVLNKENLQTTSQSKDVDDNGPNDPFYDGTFNVLNKENLQTTSQSKDVDDNGPNDPFYDGTFNVLNNDIKENEQDADIIAQGSSDQTQEYIKDVENNVERNNENNNKKKNNDNNDDDDDDDDDSTNENGNSLKGTISDNQVTSNFREKLFIFIILCLISVCLALLVSIAIKVYASVMKKKIGDKHDVVLSFKDREEIPVVSGIPAPWLSS, from the coding sequence gataatgatgatgatgatgacgatgatgataataataatattgaagAAGATCTGGATAACGAAGATAAGATGTATTTTGAAGGAAATCCAAAGAATCAAGAAGATTCACTTGATGAGGATAACTCACAAGATATTGTTAAATCGGAACAGGATTCTTATGATGATGATTCAAAACATTTTAGTGATAACACTAATGTGTACGAAACCAATAGCAACATATTTGTAGAGAATAAACaagatgatgataatgaagaaaaagacgatgaatattatttaaaagtTCAAGAAGGTGATCATATAACcgttaataaaaaagaagaagcTAGTGGTTTCGACGTAGACCAAGGTGTAAGCACCTTGTCCTTTGACACTAATATAAAGAAAGACGTTGAAGATAAGATGAACAAGGAAATTGCTTCTGTCAATGAAGAAGAGGAGAATAGGCAGGTTGAGGAGAATAAGAACATGAAGGAAGAAGACAAAGGAGATTTGTTAAGCACAAGTGATGgtaataatgataataatgatgataataatgataatagtgatgataataatgatgataacaatgatgataataatgatgataacaatgatgatgatgaagacGAAGATGAAGACGAAGACGAAGATGAggatgatgatgatgatgaagatgatgatgaagagTATCATGTGAATAAAGATAATAGagagaagaaaaataagaacagtgataatatatcattGTTAGGAAAGAGAAAAATATCACAAGATTCTATAAGAGATGAATTATCTagaaataatgaaaatgattctatatataatatagaacAAGATGGTaaagaaagaaaagaaGATGATTATAGAGAACAGCAACAAAATGGTCATATGatatcaaatataaataatacatggaatagtatatttaatttatttagAAAGAATAATTCCCgatttattaataatgtaGATTATTTTAGAAAGGAGATACAAAATGAATTTTCATTTAGAAATGGTTTATATTTTAGTCCAACCACTGTAGgtgaatataataaattagtAGATACGAAGCGATAtgcatatattaaattaccagaaaatacattaatttttgtaataaCGGCTAataagtttttttttcaagaccttatatattctaataataaatatttatctGTAAAAAGAAAGTTTACATTTGCCATGAATTACTTAATTCGtaatttaaagaaaaaatttttctttagAAATTATCAGTatcaatatttatttaaagatGATTCTTTTGCTTACGATTCTACAAGAAGATTATTAGATATGGATTTATTAGGAGAATTATCTAGAGTAACTCAGACTATACATCTAGGTGATTTCGAAAAAAGAAAGGTTAGTATGCATAAATTATATGGTGGCTGGTTTCATTTCTTAGGTATTATGGTTATTAATGGATataattgtaatatatatgagaAAAATACGAATGTGGAAAAAGTACAAGTTATTCCAAAACATATGATACATGAATTTAAAGAACtagtaaataaaaaacatgATGATTATCATAGTGGATATGTAGTAGGTTTATGGAGAGATTTCCCAAGAAATACCTTTTTGCCATGGAGATTTTCTGtagaattatttttatggGATCTATTAAATGTCTTACCACATGAATTACCACACCCAGCCAAATTAATAATGacttataataaaaatatgaatgcattattatattcaaatGGAAAACAAGAAGATACTGACATGAAGGTTGCCCAAGCGTCTGATGTTATGCTTAGTAATAACAGcatgaaaaataataacatgatatataataataacatgataaataataataacatgataaataataataacatgataaataataataacatgaGAAACAATAACAACAGTAGTGATTTTCTTTATGTACAAACGAAAAAgttaaaagataataattattataatatgttattaaaTGTATGGCCTGAACAAGTTAAAAACATTGTTAGAAAACATCCTGGTTTTGATGTTGCTCTGGTATTAGAAGAAGATTATTTgaataacataaataatgaagatgattattatgttgataatgaacaaaacaataacatttttaattatgatgataaaaataataatggaCATGGTTATATCTTCTTAATCTTGTTAAACAAAAACTTTTTTGTTGATGAGTTTATGAAAAGTTCCAATTATGAAGAAgccaaaaaaaattacttCTGTGATAAAATGAAGGAAATTATGGAAGATTTGGAAAAATTATTGGATGATTTGAAGCATAAATATTGTCCTGTTGACGACAACAACAATGATAATAATCATGATAATAATcatgataatgataatgataatcaTGATGATAATCATGATGATAACCATGATGATAACCATGATGATAACCATGATGATAATCATGATGATAATTTTCCAACTGAACGACCGGTTGCTACCTTTTACAATTATCTTACAGATAAATcgaattataaaaaaataaatccTCATATTCTTGGAGAAATTGCTGGAATTACGAAACATCTAAGATGTGAAGATTATCCTAATATTTCAGATAGATgtgttaataatatatctatacATCATAAATATGGAGGCTGGTTTGAATTTGGTGGCGCTATTCATCTAAAGAACATGAATTATGTTGAACCTACATATGAACAACATGATGATATTATGAAAGAAACATTTGAAGAAGTTATATTGGCTCAAGCAAATTGTAAATGTAAAAGTATTGGATTGTGGAGAGATATACCTGAAAAAGATATGTCTGAATATAGATATCCTTTGAATGTTTTTGTTTTAGAAAATccaaaatataatgtattGAACTTACAAGATATACATCCATATCTTGTTGTAGATATATTAAGTAAAGGATTGAATGCAATGAAAGCATATGCCAGTGgtaaaatgtataatattgtaACATCGAaggaaatattaaataataatgataaagaaaataatatgtcGAATGAAAAGAATACTACCAATGATTacttaaataattattatagtGATAGTACCGATGTTCCAGACGACGAAGAAGAAATAGAAGATGAAAAAGAAGGGGAAGAAGAAAAGGAAGATGAAAAGGAAGAAGAAAAggaagaagaagaagagACAACTTTACAATCTAAAGATGTTGATGATAATGGACCAAACGATCCCTTCTACGATGGAACATTTaatgttttaaataaagaaaataaagatgTTGACGATAATGGACCAAACGATCCCTTTTACGATGGAACATTTaatgttttaaataaagaaaataaagatgTTGACGATAATGGACCAAATGATCCCTTCTACGATGGAACATTCAACgttttaaataaagaaaatttacAAACAACTTCACAATCTAAGGATGTTGACGATAATGGACCAAACGATCCATTTTATGACGGAACGTTCAACgttttaaataaagaaaatttacAAACAACTTCACAATCTAAAGATGTTGATGATAATGGACCAAACGATCCATTTTATGACGGAACGTTCAACgttttaaataaagaaaatttacAAACAACTTCACAATCTAAGGATGTTGATGATAATGGACCAAATGATCCATTTTATGACGGAACATTTAACgttttaaataaagaaaatttacAAACAACTTCACAATCTAAAGATGTTGATGATAATGGACCAAACGATCCCTTCTACGATGGAACATTCAACgttttaaataatgatattaaaGAGAATGAGCAAGATGCAGATATTATAGCTCAAGGTTCAAGTGATCAAACAcaagaatatataaaagacgtagaaaataatgtagaaagaaataatgaaaacaataataaaaaaaagaataatgataataatgacgacgacgatgatgatgatgatgatagTACAAATGAAAATGGAAATTCATTAAAAGGTACAATATCAGATAATCAAGTAACAAGTAATTTTAGAGagaaattatttatatttataatactATGTTTAATATCTGTATGTCTAGCTTTATTAGTAAGTATTGCTATAAAGGTATATGCATCTgttatgaaaaaaaaaataggtGATAAGCATGATGTTGTTTTATCCTTTAAAGATAGAGAAGAAATTCCTGTTGTTTCTGGAATACCAGCTCCATGGTTAAGTTCttaa
- a CDS encoding hypothetical protein (conserved Plasmodium protein, unknown function), with translation MRINDRLLFYRRNTFILNFFKKIHSERKHEHTIPLYERNSRCKYKKAKLLKRFKIQISHLKKNEDKDHSFLINTSINSKICYDKSLLLQRSINIENHTNNVLDHKEKDELIFHDYDDDNNKDIHYTQKSQNYLNCNDEKVISNNNLRNEEMQKKKKKYILSILNDVPLSFIHFKKIYFLLLNNDKDIYDLLKYMKNKNFLKLCIFMNKKKRRSYVMEKEFLTRINHTIEYLKNESTLKENHNKTNINCINNNNNTNNINCINNNNNTNNIIYINNNTNNINCINNNNTNNINYINNNTCNNNHYPIDSNAYNKNISSKDQNANVFFNYYNIIYILEYIHYIGLHNLSGKKYKNNNIIKKNKIINNNNIINNNNNNNRWDYTYLHNIYNNILCLILEKNILDVKQVMNILHINDKYLYFNKYFFEYVDMSFSSTFFSYNEHEITYILKYLSKILFSLSLHKFNIDNNLYTNRLLKRYICKSIIFLDSYKEESYYSDIYHANNNIYNLNNSCDKNQEKNKYNTNQQNVNNIVENISINIDDFKKIIKGSTLLNVLNNELHKCLHEYKYYNIIDIFDFYTVFEIHNKNMIKRFINEINKFVNIMKYGYQAKILILFVLNKKYLQLENMKTIRRLIRRIPYILNFQWPIEFIIETTIACFIFPLYKDKIFRDLFLYMKNNIKKCIHPIFLINLLKWYSIITNSSLSYGLSKNNNYDNNHINNYYDNIHINNNYDHNNNHHYNDDRDNLYISTIINPYNNIYMSCTSTTYKNNKINFIIFHQIINYFKKNIDNVDICYVIHMLKHLCALNYKDESFFFFFLQHKNTFHKIFEISNKQDLVTLFHILYHYKHFLQNKNNIYINNNIYVQSNLFIFYIEYVLFLILKKVTKTPAQNYDNNHMENKKNYIINKNVINKIEQCHQNNIIQLNSNEISQQIIYDKSSQIYSNDKYVKTTKYSNQFNIMILKDNICNPEEETTCTSHVKMYANGDKEEDDKEEDGKDEDGKDEDGKDEDGKEKDGKDEDGKEKDDKDEDGKDEDGKDEDGKEEDDKDDKDDKDDKDDKDDKDEEKNTKKKILNISLHSYNKPFNTFMNIDTFIYFLKGFINLKINNIDALYYSLQYINSTNKKLFDYNHMVILFQFFSEQFITFLPLLKKKKKTEKTNWLVQKFYYDIYEITKNNISKMCDFYIPHCTFSVLSILFIETIILNNQSNIIEIEILQVIENILIMFCNKMRGSTKLVVEQGEDKKCDSQLLHIISCILQKLYIKMNKRLPHELHTFCTHVQKHYEIRENVKDIEKRHVHEFISFFSNILKSKKINHIINYQLYPYNLDIVIIPHDDNQIVNGTLQKTKIKHDEKEQQCINTHDQLCIENNKKTKRKKAIFVIDNMDNMYLKNVDITSFFHNYFVNNENINGTMKDTFLQYCDKYNQHNEHHKYLQQDNHLHKEKNYFVHNNQPNTFLKTYEYIREWYVINNHYTISYISKDKWEQ, from the coding sequence ATGAGGATAAATGACAGGCTCCTCTTTTATAGAAGGAATACATTTattcttaatttttttaaaaaaattcattCTGAACGTAAACATGAACACACCATCCCTTTATATGAAAGGAATAGTAgatgtaaatataaaaaagcCAAGTTACTAAAAAGATttaaaatacaaatatcacatttaaaaaaaaatgaagataaagATCATTCgtttttaataaatacatCTATAAATTCGAAAATATGTTATGACAagtcattattattacaaagAAGTATTAATATAGAGAATCATACTAATAATGTGCTAGACCATAAAGAGAAAGATGAACTTATTTTTCATgattatgatgatgataataacaAAGATATACATTACACACAAAAAAGTCAAAACTACTTAAATTGTAACGATGAAAAGGTTATCtcaaataataatctaagaaatgaagaaatgcaaaaaaagaaaaaaaaatatattttatcgATATTAAATGACGTGCCTTTATCATTCATACattttaagaaaatatactttttattgttgaataatgataaggatatatatgatttattaaaatatatgaaaaataaaaatttcttaaaattatgtatctttatgaataaaaagaaaCGTCGTAGTTATGTAATGGAGAAAGAGTTTTTGACGAGGATAAATCATACGATCGAATATTTAAAGAACGAATCAACCCTAAAGGaaaatcataataaaacaaacataaattgtattaataataataataatacaaacaACATAAAttgtattaataataataataatacaaacaacataatttatattaataataatacaaacaACATAAAttgtattaataataataatacaaacaacataaattatattaataataatacttgtaataataatcattatCCTATTGATTCTAAtgcatataataaaaacattagTTCGAAGGATCAAAACGCcaatgtattttttaattattacaatattatatatattctagaatatattcattatataggacttcataatttaagtgggaaaaaatacaaaaataataatataatcaaaaaaaataaaataataaataataataatataataaataataataataataataatagatGGGACTATACATActtacataatatttataacaaCATCCTATGTCTtattttagaaaaaaacattttagATGTCAAACAAGTTATGAACATTCtacatataaatgataaatatttatattttaataaatatttttttgagTATGTAGATATGTCTTTTTCTTCAACCTTTTTTAGTTATAATGAACATGAAATAACATACATTCTAAAATATCTAAGtaaaattcttttttcattatctcttcataaatttaatatcgacaataatttatatacaaacaGGTTATTGAAACgttatatttgtaaaagTATTATATTCTTGGATAGTTATAAAGAAGAATCATATTATAGTGACATTTATCACgctaataataatatatataatttaaataattcatGTGATAAGAatcaagaaaaaaataaatataatacaaatcAACAAAACGTTAACAACATTGTAGAGAATATATCTATCAACATAGAtgattttaaaaaaataatcaagGGTAGTACCTTGTTAAATGTTTTAAACAATGAGTTACACAAATGTTTacatgaatataaatattataacattatagacatatttgatttttataCTGTATTTGAAATAcacaataaaaatatgataaaaagatttattaatgaaataaataaatttgttaatattatgaaatatGGATATCAAgcaaaaatattaatattatttgtgttgaataaaaaatatttacaactagaaaatatgaaaacTATTAGAAGATTAATACGAAGGAtaccatatatattaaattttcaGTGGCCTATAGAATTTATTATCGAAACAACGATTGCATGTTTTATATTCcctttatataaagataaaatatttagagatttatttttatatatgaaaaataatattaaaaaatgtattcATCCAATCTTCCtaataaatttattgaAATGGTATAGTATAATAACAAATTCTTCATTATCATATGGATTATccaaaaataataattatgataataatcatataaataattattatgataatattcatataaataataactatgatcataataataatcatcattataatgatgatagGGACAATTTGTACATATCAACTATCATTAAtccatataataatatatacatgtcATGTACATCAacaacatataaaaataacaaaatcaattttattatatttcaccaaattataaattattttaaaaaaaacatagATAATGTTGACATATGTTATGTTATACACATGCTTAAACATTTATGTGCTCTTAATTATAAAGATGAatcatttttcttttttttcctacaacataaaaataccttccataaaatttttgaaatatCGAATAAACAAGATTTAGTTACATTAttccatattttatatcattacaaacattttttacagaacaaaaataatatatacataaataacaatatttaCGTACAATCAAATCTCTTCATCTTTTATATCGAATATGTtctctttttaattttaaaaaaagttaCCAAGACACCTGCCcaaaattatgataataatcatatggaaaacaaaaagaattatataataaataaaaacgTCATTAACAAAATTGAACAATGtcatcaaaataatatcataCAATTAAATTCAAATGAAATATCTcaacaaattatatatgataaatcatctcaaatatattcaaatgataaatatgtaaaaacaacaaaatattctaaccaatttaatattatgattttGAAAGATAATATTTGTAACCCTGAAGAGGAAACGACCTGCACCAGTCATGTCAAAATGTATGCAAATGGAGATAAAGAAGAAGATGATAAAGAAGAAGATGGTAAAGATGAAGATGGTAAAGATGAAGATGGTAAAGATGAAGATGgtaaagaaaaagatgGTAAAGATGAAGATGgtaaagaaaaagatgATAAAGATGAAGATGGTAAAGATGAAGATGGTAAAGATGAAGATGGTAAAGAAGAAGATGATAAAGATGATAAAGATGATAAAGATGATAAAGATGATAAAGATGATaaagatgaagaaaaaaacacaaaaaaaaaaattttgaatatatCTCTCCATTCTTATAATAAACCCTTCAATACCTTTATGAATATTgatacatttatttattttttaaaaggttttataaatttaaaaattaacaaTATTGATgctttatattattctctacaatatattaattctacaaataaaaagttatttgattataatcatatggttattctttttcaatttttttctgAACAGTTCATAACATTTTTGccattattaaaaaaaaaaaaaaaaacagaaAAAACGAATTGGCTAGTtcaaaaattttattatgatatatatgaaattaccaaaaataatataagtaAGATGTGTGATTTTTATATACCTCATTGTACATTTTCGGTTTTaagtattttatttatagaaacaataattttaaataatcaAAGTAATATAATAGAAATCGAAATTTTGCAAgttatagaaaatatattaataatgttTTGTAATAAAATGAGAGGAAGTACAAAATTGGTAGTAGAACAAGGAGAAGACAAAAAATGTGATTCAcaattattacatataatatcatgtatattacaaaaattatatataaagatgaATAAAAGATTACCACATGAATTACATACATTCTGTACTCATGTACAAAAGCATTATGAAATAAGAGAAAATGTAAAGGATATTGAAAAAAGACATGTACACgaatttatttcttttttttcaaatattttaaaaagtaaaaaaattaatcatataataaattatcaaCTCTATCCATATAACCTGGACATAGTAATCATTCCACATGATGATAATCAAATTGTAAATGGAACATTacaaaaaacaaaaataaaacatgATGAAAAAGAACAACAATGTATTAATACACATGATCAATTGTGtattgaaaataataaaaaaacaaaaagaaaaaaagcCATTTTTGTTATTGATAACATGgataatatgtatttaaaaaatgttgaTATAACatctttttttcataattattttgtaaataatgaaaatataaatggtACAATGAAAGATACATTTTTACAATATTgtgataaatataatcaaCATAATGAACACCATAAATATCTTCAACAAGATAATCATCTCcataaagaaaaaaactattttgttcataataatcaaccaaatacttttttaaaaacatacGAATATATAAGAGAATGGtatgtaataaataatcatTACACCATATCTTATATATCCAAGGATAAATGGGaacaataa